Proteins encoded by one window of Dreissena polymorpha isolate Duluth1 chromosome 11, UMN_Dpol_1.0, whole genome shotgun sequence:
- the LOC127849935 gene encoding uncharacterized protein LOC127849935 yields MNLLNTVGSRDFGQACVLEIQRSNCGAINNVATGRKHDRVYDMNTKLALVLWIVNCYVIYCNLFQVNHKLGFSPGTFTSKLALPRDLQHKKRKAIAVARAAKQRRIRLKTGTRTSHIIQIAAVHSTGQFSTYVMPEKKMSLKASEITGVTVVGDSMLVKGQTEVTNGQIRVTKSEKIICAIVSYLLPDI; encoded by the exons atgaatttacttaacacaGTAGGAAGCAGGGATTTCGGACAGGCATGTGTTTTGGAAATACAGCGTAGCAATTGTGGTGCAATAAATAATGTGGCTACTGGACGGAAACATGACAGAGTTTATGACATGAACACAAAGCTTGCATTGg TATTGTGGATTGTAAACTGTTAtgtcatttactgcaatctgtttcaggtaaaTCATAAACTGGGTTtttcacctgggactttcacatcgaaactggcccttccccgtgaccttcagcacaaaaaaagaaaggctataGCTGTTGCTCGTGCAGCAAAACAGCGACGCATAAGACTCAAAACTggaacg cgTACTTCTCATATAATTCAAatagctgcagtgcattcaactggTCAGTTTTCAACATATGTGATGCCTGAAAAGAAGATGTCCTTGAAAGCGTCAGAAATAACTGGAGTGACAGTTGTTGGCGACTCTATGCTTGTCAAGGGACAAACT gaggttacaaacggacaaatcagagtaacaaaatcagagaaaataatatgtgcaatagTGAGTTATTTGCTGCCTGACatctaa